Below is a genomic region from Hevea brasiliensis isolate MT/VB/25A 57/8 chromosome 3, ASM3005281v1, whole genome shotgun sequence.
TGCAGTTATGACAAATGCCAAATAAATGatgttttaataatttaattatacaaTTTAGAAGAAACGAATGATATAGGGGATAAGGTTACTGGATAGTGTTGTATTGAAACTTGTAAAATTTTGAAGCGTGTGGCAAAGATGTTGCATATTTGATTCTTTAGGGTAGCCAATTTATGTAAAAATCCCAAAGGAGAGATCATCTTTATTCCCTTTTCCTCTAGAACACACTTTGATGGTAATATAACGTGGTGATGGTCTTTAAATGATGCAGGAGGACTGAAATTGCATGTTCTCAAAAAATATGTACCCGCTCAGTCATCACTTTTTTTGTGTGATGTAAAATTCATCTGGTTAactaaagagaaataaaaaaacacTCTTAAAACAAATGTTTTCTTGTTAGCTGCTGGCtttatttgttattttgtttATAGAATACCTTTTAGTTGATGCTTTTCTTTCTGCTGCAGATAACTTGAACGGAAGCATTGATGAACCTGTAGAGGATGGGGACACAGCTCTTCATCTGGTCTGTCTCTATGGTTATTTACCATGTGTCCAGGTAAGCTTCCTTGTTATCCGCCTCTTACTGCCTTTGttattatttcttttataatattaaatagcaTGTAATTTATATACCAATCTTTCAATATAGCTACTTCTGGAAAGGGGAGCAAACTTGGAGGCAAAGGATGAAGATGGGGCAATACCTTTGCATGATGCTTGTGCAGGGGGTGAGCAACAACCTCTAACTATTAGCATATTGATCAAAATTTTCCCAGTTAAAATCCTTTAGTTTAGTTAATCTTTCAGTTTGTTCTTCCTACTGCAGGTTTTGCTGAAATAGTCCAACTTTTGTTGAACAGTGCTAATAGTGCAGAGTGTGTCAAAAGGATGCTAGAAACAGTTGATGCTGAGGGTGATACTGTGAGTACTGTTGAAAGCTGTtttattttgggttttccatataTGGAGGGGAATATTGCATATTTTGATTTTTATAGAACATTAGTTAAAGGGATGAAGGCAACAAAAGAGATTAGGTGATTCCTGTTTGGTTGATTatcattgaatttttttttccccATGTTTTTATCCCTCTGGTATCTGTGGTGTTGTGGTGGTTAGCCAATGATGTCACTTTTTCTTTCCCTATCCTCAGTTGGGGCAAGGGGTTGGCATCAGTTTTATCAAAGGCGCGCCTCAGGCGCGAGGCGCACCGGGCGCAGCCCCAGGGGCCTCGGGGCAGCTGAGGCGCAAGGCCTCACTGAGGCGCACCAAGGCGCACCGAGGCGCACCGAGGCGCGAGGCGCACCGAGGCGCGCCCCAATGAGGCAAGGCACATTATAAAATGGTGGGCTGCTAGGGTTTCTTTTTTTAAACTTGTCCAGCAGCCAACAGCcagcaaaaagaaaaaaagaagaagaagaaaaagaagaaattttatgtcatgcgttagaaatttttatataattattttaaattaaaaataaaaaatttatttataatttttattaaatctcaaagtaaaaaataattgatcctattatttataattatttttactaattATAATTACATATTTCATTAATCACGTGTATTATTTTTGGCACCTATAATATAATTTtggtatattattattattattattatcatttataaatattcttctttaatattttcataattaattaataaatttaacttaaaattagGTAGTAATGTGCTATGAGAACGCTGAAAGAGTGcgttttcttaaaattttaattttatataaaaattaatttataaatctaTTTTACGGTTCTTTTAAGAATAATAATATGGCATCATAATATTTTTTGcactatatttttttattaaagatttatttaatattattgttataatagctgaaaaaatatttttaaatatgttaattaaaaatattaaaaataaattaacaaaatCACTTTTCCAAATTAGGTTgatttttttaaagtaaaaataTCAAATAGCTTCtatatttttagttaaattaaaataagtcaaataataaattttatgtcATTCTTGGGCTGCTAGggtttcatttttatctcttttggattataaactaattattacttgcatatttgttagttattattatataattttatgttACTTGAGGTGTGATagcataattataattttttttatttttaatatatattttttatttttgcgcCTCGGCTCTCTCGGGCGCGCGCCTGCGCCTTGCGCCTTGCGCCTAGGCTCCAAGACACCTTAGCGCCTCGGTGCGCCTTGAGCCTTTGATAACTATGGTTGGCATGAGGTGAAAATGACTATACAGTGTGGAATTAACTGTGCTTAAGCATTTGACTTCATTTACTTTGGCAGCCTCTTCACCATGCAGCGAGAGGTGAACATGCAAATGTCATAAGATTGCTGTTGGCTTCTGGTGCTCCTGTAACAAAACCAAATGTATATGGAAAGGTTAGCATCATCTCAAGTTTGACAATTATACCTCTATGCCATCCGTATTACTGATCGGTTTTTTTTTGCAGAACCCAAGTGAGCTACCAGATCCGGACACAGAAGCTagtagaattttggaatctgcagCTAGTGCTGTTTCATGCCAATAGGCCGTGACCAAACAGTTTCTTGGATAAAAGCGCAGGCTTGTGTTATCGACGTTTGGAGACACTTTGTTTTCACCAGCTGGTGATTTGGTTGGCATCTCTAGTTAGACATCATTGTGGAAACAAAATTGTTTTCCCAAGGACTCACTCAAATGGAGATAGAGATTGAGGTAACCAGATTTAAAGATGTTAAAATACTgtactattattatttttattattatctagTTTTAGCCGAAGAAGAAAAACGGAGGTTGTTTATTTCCACACGCTATTAGCTTTATTTGGTTCTTGATAATAGATACTCCTCTAGCTTTGATCTAAGCACAGCCCTGTGGCTGTGATGGCGCTTGAAAGAATGTTAACAGGAACAGTTATTGCTTGCTGGTGGTCCTGGGTATGAAGGTTTTGCTAGTTTAAACTCCACCACCTATCTGGTTCATATATTGGTCTCCTCTCCTCCTTTTCTTCCCCTTTTGATGGTTGGCGTGTTTTCTGTTCTGGCGGTTTGTTGTTTTGTTCCTCCTCCAGCCGTTTCTTATCTCTTCCCTCCAGAATCTACAACACAATCAGTTAAAGTTTTTGTTATTGATAGATAGCTCGAGTTGATGTGGGTGATTGCCAAATAATTCTAAATTAATCAATAGATGGTTGAGTGGTAGAGTACCTTGAGTGCTAGATCTTGGAAACATTTCTCTACTTTCTCTTTAATTTTAGCACTAGTTTCAACAAACAAAAATCCATGCTGTTTTGCTAGAGCCATTCCTTCTTTACTAACAACCATTTCAGACTTGTGATTCACATTTGATAAGTTGTAACATTATGATTGGAATAAGTGAATGTGAAATTCAAATAATTTGTGTAATTGTGAGCAAACATGAAGAGAATTAAGAAAACTTACACTATCAACTTTGTTTCCAACCGGTAACTTCACACGGTTCTTTGTGGAGTGTTCTTCCACTCCTTTAATCCAACGGTTAGCTAAGTTGGTAAATTCTGGTTTCTGCGTCGCATCGTAAACTGTAGTAAAACGACAAATATTTTATGCGAATATCTTTTCTCATAAAAGAATAATCACATAGTAGTCAAGTACTTAACTATTTAGATATATGAATCTATTTGATATTATATTTAAAAGATGCAgttaaaaaaaatactttttaaaatatattatatagttaaaagTTATAAAAATTAATCTTATGTTAAATTAAAACTGTTTTAAGTATAAAAAatttagaataattaaataattgtCAAATTACGTCTTCCCATGCATAGTTTTTAAAAAAGTTGAACCaaacattaaaattttattaagaaattttatattaaaaatgtaaatattaaataatgCCTTAAAAAATTTCACCATGAtataaatttttatcttcttGTTTTTGGTAAGGAATGTTATAGTtaattatttaaaagaaaaagttttataTTGAGAAAATGATTCAAATTTACTTCCAAATGAAATAACTAAAATTACATTCACCTTACTTGCAATAATTTTCATGCtaaaattgaatttaattcaagTTATTCTATGATCAAATTCATGAGtttgaaataaaattttcaaataatagaATCCAaacaaattttattatttcaaataattaaaaagtaaaatatatatttttttttcttctcttttgtaaaataattttctttttttgcttttctcttttttcttatttgttaaataaacatatttatttttatttagggtatttcagaattttaattaattggaaatcTAGTTAATTAAATAGCCTGAATTTTTGTAATCCAACCACTTTTTGCATGATatcatttcccttaaaattatatttatatatgtaaggACTGGGGCATGCCAATAAGGATTCCGTCGGCATTCTTATAATGATTCGTCGTTGATGATTTCAGTATCGCTCCTCAAGAAGCATGATGATTGATAAATGATTTGTAATCATTAATTTGCAATAATTAAgcaaataagtaattaattaagaAGCGTAGAAACACGAATTCATATGCACGCTTTCAATgggaaaaacaaaaataaacaaaccGGTGTCCCAAATTGTAGGCTTCAATTGCTTCCCACCAACATTTATCTCTTTGATCTTATTACGATTTATCTCTTTGATCTTGTCTGAGGgagttcttttctttttcatatgtgaaaaataatttattatcaaATGGGATTTAATTTTGTTAgagaatattttaaaattatttattttgaatgcattagacTGAAGTAAGAGAGtaattgttttaattttaatgCAGAAAAATTGCCTCTAAAACAATATATgaacataaatataaaaaaataaaaaaaaatcataatgacTTTTGTCAATTTCCAAATtttggtgtatatatatatatatatagagagagagagagctaactTTGGATGTGCATCACGAAATAATCCAATCTCAATGTCACAAATGTATTTCTCTAATTATTAATAATCAGATAAATATGTGTAAAGAAACCACTCAAgttggttaattaattaattgttcaTATTAAAAAATTACTCAATCTAAAAGTTTTATTTCTCTATTACACCTAGCACGCGAAAGAGCTTGAAAATTCAACTAATAAATAGCGATGACCAGAATTTGAACTTTAGACTTTTTGATCTTAAAGACTCTAATACCAATATCAAAAAAAACACTCAACCTAAAAATTTAAACTTGTAAACGAGAACTACAAGAATAATTTTATGTTTATctattatttcatttttatttgcttgaaaaatatttctTCAATTCTCCAGAATCTGTCATTGCGTTTTCcccgtatatatatatatatatatatatatatatatatatatatatatatatatatatatatatatatatatatatatacacacatacatCCTTTTCTTTCCATTTGCATAGCAGCTAGTTTTGTTAAAGTATGTCTTGAATTATTCACGTTCTTATTGAAAAATTACATTTAATGGTAATATTagctttaaaattttaaagatcTCATCACATGGCTTTGCAAATGAATCTCTCACAACTTGGTTAAAATATGCTTGAAATTCTTCATACATGATGGCCCAATTGTTCAAGCACACTTCATGGCTATAATTAGCTGAGCTCACAAAGCAATATTTCATGGTGGTGTGAGAGTGAAGAAGCATGGAGTGAAGCAAAGAATTAAGGATGACAAGTATTCGATTCAATTAAATTCTATTAAAATGATTTTAAATAGTATATAATCAAATCATTTGGAACAGATTTaagtataataaataataatcgcGTTTAGTTCAAATTTTTATGCATTGAGTAATCATATATGTTGATGCAAGCTCACGTCTAGGCTGATAAAAAGCTCACATTTTGTTGAAATGATTTTCCCATATAATGTCCAAAACCAAGCAACAATCACAACTTAAACAACTCTTTTACTAACAAGATGACATAACACCAACACATAATGAATAACCACTTTGATTAGTAGAAGAAAGTCAAGGATCTGATCCAAATAGGGCAACTTGTGCCAGATTACATCAGATATCAAAATAAGAcggtaacaccccaaaattttaaattttattattttatgagtattattgatattttaattttatttaaattttaagaaattatttgagatttttcagattttaaaaatcgggttcgattttccgaaaatataaactttgatgatttttaaaaattaatttaaagaccacgtggcaaaactaaaaatatatttggagtctacaaatttttctgagttttctgaaatttttttcagaatttttggacctcgttttcggtcccaaggcagagtaaaaatttaaaattttgtatcttgaatcgaaccggccgaaccgaaccggaccggatcagaccggccttttcttttcttccttcttctccccgcgcgcgtcccgaccctcctttcttcctctcccgttttttctctcctccctcctccccttgctgcaccgccgcctcccctgccacccagCCATGGCGCCCATCCCACCGACCCACCGCCACCGCTCGAACGCCGGAAAATGTCGCTCGGCGACGGCAGCATAAGCGCACCGCTTCGTCTTCCTGGCCAAAATCGGgcagatccggccaccaatcggaccgggtcttgtgtctaaatccatctactcgtcgagagttttccatagacaccaagaacaccgaaatccattgtgcggtttgtccaatttttgcctgggaaattttaacccattttgacttttgggctagatttctggcAAACCGtggaccccacgagaaaaccgagagtaccagagcactcaactcgttgagagcttcgcggcgatataaatttcaaatttttccgacaccgtttttcggtgggtcccacgaaacttcgcagtgtttttccgagcatttaatgagctctgaaaaatttatgtactaacccccgtgttatgggcttcgtgcacGTATCTTCAATTCGAGGAAATTCGGTTATGCTGGTCCGTGAATTTCCGGCTGCATGACCAAACTCTGGAAAAAGTCTCCAAATtgaatcgagattttggctaccccaccatttttagacgtcccgagcgcgtcccctgagtcggaatcggcaaaggtaaacccaaatcttgctttttcataattttctagtgtttaaataggattaaaaatccataaaatattcgtggtagctcagaaaattgtgattctttttgcaatagcctagtaatattgctaaggaccgcggggaaaaattttagattttttagagcgtgtttgtccaatttttggaaaaatgatcaattataaggactaaattgaaattttacatattgtgatggatgattgatttgatgggcccaggaggggctgtgtgatgtgattgagttgtggatatatggattgtgaatatagatgtgtgttttgaacccttttgcaggttgggtaggtcctaggtataggggagactctgccggattttcggcacgacttaggacgtattcggtcttttcttgatttgtattgagtcaattgtattaaataattataatgtaattgtcaggtgagccgggacagccttcttcctccgcccagccgccacagtggtcgttgtcaagtttgtgagtaaaatattaattttaattgtaatttcaatagtattatatgttcaagcatgcccatgcattacctatatgcatatatctatgtagttaaactctaggcacgttttatgttgcattcacaactgttaaagtgccatgtatgttgttgtggtagtttggagcagtgtgcgtgcgttggcgtgcgtgtgatgtggtgttggctatggataggacgggtagtcacggcttgagatcttcgctaggacTCGATCCTTCGGGGATAgtcacgacttgagttcttcgctgggaccccgatttggtttattaagcgaaagtccggcttgagttcttcgctggcaccaggttggatttaagagagctgtataggggatcagctcccatatattatgattgatattactgggtgtgtgagtgctccaaattacctttttgcagttatgatgtgaatttattgctgatgttgcatttcactctacagggtatattagttttagatagttatagagattatggttaaaattgatattttactctctgagtcgaacgctcactcctgttcaatatttttctaggccATAGGAGGatgtttttgaggttaacctgctttctccctcgtaggttatttattcatgtttgtgtaattctataaatttctagaattttcgcatgtgttagaaacctTCATTTAAATTGGATCTGTAATATAAATTCTTATTTTGGACccgtaaacttattattttatgcatgttgatggactggatgagggagcagagctcccatttatttgatgttgttatgagtatgtagggggtgagctgagctccccaaattgatatatatagattgtgtttacaggtcgggtgagtaaaaaactccccgttgaaaggtccattttatggccggactctgtccggttgatttcttgaaattgggcccaaatgggccttagggttgggtcaatgaatagttaggcttactacaagcctcgggggctttaggctggcccaggtcctagtgcaggTCCGGCCCAtatgttgggtcgtgacaaatgtggtatcagagcttaggctctagattcttagggaatgtttgtctaaagtgttgtgaagagtctactaggagtc
It encodes:
- the LOC110669144 gene encoding uncharacterized protein LOC110669144 — encoded protein: MAVHRDALIDEEDNEEENALFEEDGFVVLDSDIPPHLRDLAFAAQVGDVNSLSGALDNLNGSIDEPVEDGDTALHLVCLYGYLPCVQLLLERGANLEAKDEDGAIPLHDACAGGFAEIVQLLLNSANSAECVKRMLETVDAEGDTPLHHAARGEHANVIRLLLASGAPVTKPNVYGKNPSELPDPDTEASRILESAASAVSCQ
- the LOC110669154 gene encoding ras-related protein RABC2a; this encodes MKKKRTPSDKIKEINRNKIKEINVGGKQLKPTIWDTVYDATQKPEFTNLANRWIKGVEEHSTKNRVKLPVGNKVDSSEMVVSKEGMALAKQHGFLFVETSAKIKEKVEKCFQDLALKILEGRDKKRLEEEQNNKPPEQKTRQPSKGEEKEERRPIYEPDRWWSLN